Proteins co-encoded in one Ziziphus jujuba cultivar Dongzao chromosome 9, ASM3175591v1 genomic window:
- the LOC107426050 gene encoding probable indole-3-pyruvate monooxygenase YUCCA10: MEEQQPVIIVGAGPSGLATAGCLTRLSIRHIILEREDCFGSLWKKYSYERLHLHLGKQFCELPHFSFPRSCPTYVPRKQFIQYLDDYVSHFNVNPLYKRTVQSAIFDRVSGNWKLKAKNGDSGEIEEYVGRFLVVATGETTDPYIPEIEGLGSFNGEVIHSTGYRSGMEFSNKSVLVVGSGNSGMEIALDLANHDAKTSIIVRSPVHFLSRRMVYLGLILLKHLPCNIVDSLMVMLSKLVYGDLAKYGIKRPSEGPFFMKVKYGKYPVIDVGTYEKIKSGEIEVLSAEIGSIKGQEVVLKNGKSYNYDSIVFCTGFKRSTHLWLQGGEDLLSEDGISKSSGWMGKNGLYCVGLSRKGLYGASLDAQNIANHIKSLLI, encoded by the exons atggaGGAACAACAACCAGTTATAATAGTCGGAGCGGGTCCATCGGGGCTGGCCACAGCCGGATGTTTGACCCGTTTATCGATCCGACATATAATTCTGGAAAGAGAAGATTGCTTTGGTTCTCTGTGGAAGAAATATTCCTATGAGCGTCTTCATCTTCACCTTGGGAAACAATTCTGTGAGCTTCCCCATTTCTCTTTCCCACGCTCATGCCCAACTTATGTGCCCAGAAAGCAGTTCATTCAGTATTTGGATGACTATGTCTCCCACTTCAACGTCAATCCTCTGTATAAGAGAACCGTCCAGTCTGCGATTTTCGATCGAGTTTCTGGGAATTGGAAATTGAAGGCCAAGAATGGTGATTCCGGCGAGATTGAAGAGTATGTTGGGAGGTTCTTGGTGGTGGCTACAGGGGAAACCACCGACCCTTATATTCCTGAGATTGAAGGTTTGGGTAGTTTCAATGGCGAGGTTATACATTCAACTGGGTATAGATCTGGGATGGAGTTCAGTAATAAGAGTGTTTTGGTTGTTGGCTCTGGAAATTCAGGCATGGAAATTGCATTGGACCTTGCAAATCACGATGCTAAAACTTCCATTATCGTTCGAAGCCCG GTTCATTTTCTATCTAGGAGGATGGTGTATTTGGGATTGATTTTATTGAAGCATCTACCATGTAACATAGTGGACTCATTGATGGTGATGCTAAGTAAGCTTGTCTATGGGGACCTCGCAAAGTATGGTATAAAGAGGCCTAGTGAGGGTCCATTCTTTATGAAGGTCAAGTACGGTAAATACCCAGTAATTGATGTTGGGACCTACGAAAAGATCAAATCCGGGGAGATTgag GTTTTGTCAGCAGAAATAGGAAGTATAAAAGGCCAAGAAGTGGTACTGAAGAATGGGAAATCGTATAATTATGATTCAATTGTGTTTTGTACTGGCTTTAAGAGATCCACTCATTTATGGCTTCAAGGGGGTGAAGATCTTCTAAGTGAAGATGGAATTTCAAAATCAAGTGGGTGGATGGGGAAAAATGGTTTGTATTGTGTTGGTCTTTCAAGAAAAGGGTTGTATGGAGCTAGTTTGGATGCTCAAAATATTGCAAATCATATCAAGTCCCTTCTGATTTAG